From a region of the Bacillota bacterium genome:
- a CDS encoding DUF2892 domain-containing protein, whose product MTKNEGPVDRVIRVVVGLAAAYGSYATSGAARWILGVVALLGLVTGITGVCGIYKIFGINTCPTGTGRRSARTP is encoded by the coding sequence ATGACGAAGAACGAGGGACCCGTCGACCGCGTGATCCGGGTCGTGGTGGGCCTGGCGGCCGCCTACGGGAGCTACGCCACCAGCGGCGCCGCGCGCTGGATCCTTGGCGTGGTGGCGCTCCTGGGGCTGGTGACGGGGATCACGGGGGTGTGCGGGATCTACAAGATCTTCGGGATCAATACGTGCCCGACAGGGACCGGTCGCAGGTCCGCGCGGACTCCCTGA